A DNA window from Trichosurus vulpecula isolate mTriVul1 chromosome 2, mTriVul1.pri, whole genome shotgun sequence contains the following coding sequences:
- the C2H11orf52 gene encoding uncharacterized protein C11orf52 homolog, producing the protein MHSPFMWKNTLGDRAPWETSSAVGEAGSRARGRTEKQQQKSTKGPETMGHTYELVSELPRSGKRSRGQQSEDSSLHYADIQVCSRTQPRSAHEVKHLQIENATEYATIRFSQATPHYDSKNGTLV; encoded by the exons ATGCACTCTCCTTTTATGTGGAAAAACACCCTTGGGGACAGAGCACCATGGGAAACCAGCTCTGCTGTGGGAGAAGCTG GGAGTCGAGCAAGAGGAAGAACAGAGAAGCAGCAACAGAAGAGTACGAAG GGCCCTGAGACAATGGGACATACCTATGAGCTGGTGTCGGAGTTGCCCAGGTCTGGAAAGCGGAGTCGAGGCCAGCAGTCAGAGGACAGCAGCTTGCATTATGCAGACATCCAAGTGTGCAGCCGGACCCAGCCAAGATCTGCCCACGAGGTGAAGCACCTACAGATAGAGAATGCCACCGAGTATGCAACCATTAGATTTTCCCAGGCCACACCCCACTATGACAGCAAAAATGGCACCCTTGTGTAA